AGGTATGGTTTTCGGTTTGTGTCGGCTGTAAGCCTCTGATTGTGGCCGGATTTCAAACTAAGACACTTTATGTGTAAGAAATAAACTACATGCTCTCTTTTTCGAATTCAAAGTCACCACCGCAACTATCTGCTCTCTTTTTCTCCGATGACAAGATGATCGtctaattttttgatttttttttccagatttcGATATATCTATATGACTTCTATAgttctatctatctatctatctatctatggattgatatgatgatgaagaagaagaagactaGTACTGATTCCATCTTACTTGGATTGAagtagttaataaaaaaaacaccattAAGATAAACTTGGTTATAAAACGGTAATACGTCAAGAGAAAATGACTTTTAAGGATAAATTTGACCGGTTGTACTAGTCAAAAGGTTAAACACCTTAAAATCTAAAGGATTAACATCAAACTTTAACACCCTGAACTGATATTTTGAAACTGCATTATTGTTATGttgtttaagttataaaattttcataatttgatcgtcaaaaacacatttgaaaaGTTAATCTATCATGTCTTAGTCTTGTACTGCCATTCTTTCACTGGCTAACTTCATGACACATTGAACACATTTAAAAGGTAATTATTATCTAAATAAACTCAAACTTAGTAAGTTAATAGGGTGAGAgtgtacaacaacaacaagacaCAAGGTTTGCATGCAGGATGTGGGGGAGGTAAGATGTAAACAGTTTTGTCTCTATCTATACGTAAAAAACTGTTTTTATAAGAACTCTCCGCCAAACAAGGTAATAGTAGGAAAATATAAGATGTTAATAAATCTCCCCCTGTGTATATGGGtttgctttttgtttttttattatgatGAGATTTATTGTTGGGATATTATTATGATCAGATTTGTTGTGGTTGATAATGTTTAGTTTGAATTTGGtagattttaattttgattttggaattgagtttaatttaataatttactcttaaaaaaaagggttaacTTTGATGTTGGAGGTGGATGATGACGAAGAAGAtctagtatttttatttttaagatttgGTTATATGAAAAAAGGATATCTATTGTTGATTGTAAATGATGattgtaaaataaaaaggaaataaatagattaattacatttttggtactaCTTTAATGAAAAGACTAAAGTACTCGTAGTGTGTAGGTCATGTGACCTCATATTTAAAGTTCGTTTGAAATTTGGATCAAAATTGTTAAAGGAACAAACTTATTTGGACTAAAACAGTAATTTACGATAACTGTAAATGAAATGGTAATTTTTGAGTCAGACCAATTATAGtttggggatgagaatataaggctgttaagtacctaagtttagatactcatatattttttttaatccataaaatacaTAAGGcctaaacatttattcattaatcaagaaatatattaaaaaatttgtatgtgaaaAATTCCACATCTAAACTTTAAATGTCGGATAATCTTATATTCACTCCTCCCTTTATAATTTACTCAATTGAAACTACGGATAATCGGATATTCTATGACACTAGTTTAAAAGGAGCCATTTAGCCACCATAAAATATCtgcaatttaaatttaaaatttagaatTGAAACATATAGATATGAAGAAAATTACAGATGAAAGAAAGGCGGTGGGTTTGGGTAacgttttattatatttttagcaTGGCCACAAAATTTCTGCAAGTCCATATCAATATTTACAACTGGTACTCACCACTCTTTCCCCtaaaccaaacaccccttaccACCTTTCATAACAAATcaatcaatctatatatataaatcatatatcaatCAATCAGTTCTTGTATGTTAATGGTGCTTGCTGtcttttctctttctctctttctttagATCCCCCCAGTCATTAAAGAAGGAGTTTGAACAGGGAAAAGGCTTTAAGCCCCTTTTCATCccgaaaccctaatttttctcCAATCCCTAATTATTACAACCCTCATTTTCATTAATCATTGCTCAATTCAATCAACCTACGTTTAATTCGAGGTAAGATTTGAATACccctttcgttttttttttgtttaatttgctAAAATGATGATAAAGTTTGTTGCTTTGACAGATCTTGGATCAAAGAATGTCGCTTTTATCGAAAAGCGAGTCGATTCGTATACGTATTCGAGAGGTATGGAATGATAATCTAGAGCAAGAATTCGATATTATACGAAACATTGTTGATGATTTTCCTTATATAGCAATGGATACAGAGTTTCCAGGGATTGTTCTTAGGCCTGTAGGGAATTTTAAGAATAGTAATGATTATCATTACCAGACCTTAAAAGATAACGTTGATATGTTGAAATTGATACAATTGGGGTTAACATTTTCCGACGAAAATGGGAATTTGCCGAAATGTGATGATAAtgacgacgacgacgatgatACGTATTGTATTTGGCAGTTCAATTTTCGTGAGTTTAATGTGAATGATGATGTTTTCGCGAATGATTCAGTTGAGCTTTTGAGGGAGAGTGGTAttgattttaagaaaaataacgAAAAGGGTATTGACGCAAAGAGATTTGGGGAGCTGTTGATGTCATCTGGGATTGTGTTGAATGATAGTGTGTATTGGGTGACATTTCATAGTGGGTATGATTTTGGTTATTTGTTAAAGGTTTTGACTTGTAAGACTTTGCCTGATACACAAGTTGGGTTCTTTAACTTGATCAGTATGTATTTTCCAAATATATACGATATTAAGCATTTGATGAAGTTTTGTAACAGTCTTCACGGAGGATTGAACAAGCTAGCCGAACTTTTGGATGTTGAAAGAGTTGGGATTTGTCATCAGGCTGGTTCCGATAGTTTGCTTACTTCGTGTACGTTTAGGAAGTTGAAAGATAACTTCTTTAGCGGTTCGTTGGAGAAATATGCTGGTGTTTTATATGGTTTGGGTGTTGAGACTTGACAGCCCCTTGCAgttgtttaaagaaaataagaaaaaaaaattatatgttaaaaaaaaagttggtagTTTATTTTAAGTTACAGTTTGTGTTGTAATGGCTCCACAGCTTGTACACTTTTTGAGGATaaagaaaggttaatttatGATTCTTTGCAGTTTTGTTCCATGAGTGCTTGGTGTTtggtttcatttttagttttatttcattttataatttagCTATTCTGAGCTATGTTTAGAGACTCTTAGATTTATATAAACAGCAGAATGATGCAGCTTCTGCAATtgataatgtatatatgttatcATTGATATTCTTGTCTGGGTCATGATGTTTGTTTCACCTATGTATACATATCATTCTGGGAACTCTTGGCAAACAGGAAGGATCAATGACACCTGCAATT
The Erigeron canadensis isolate Cc75 chromosome 2, C_canadensis_v1, whole genome shotgun sequence DNA segment above includes these coding regions:
- the LOC122587175 gene encoding probable CCR4-associated factor 1 homolog 7, whose amino-acid sequence is MSLLSKSESIRIRIREVWNDNLEQEFDIIRNIVDDFPYIAMDTEFPGIVLRPVGNFKNSNDYHYQTLKDNVDMLKLIQLGLTFSDENGNLPKCDDNDDDDDDTYCIWQFNFREFNVNDDVFANDSVELLRESGIDFKKNNEKGIDAKRFGELLMSSGIVLNDSVYWVTFHSGYDFGYLLKVLTCKTLPDTQVGFFNLISMYFPNIYDIKHLMKFCNSLHGGLNKLAELLDVERVGICHQAGSDSLLTSCTFRKLKDNFFSGSLEKYAGVLYGLGVET